The sequence CATTTTGTCGAGTTTGGCGGGAGCAAAAGCCGGGCGCTTAAAAATATTGCCTCTGAACCATGCTGCATCCGAATTAATAAGGTAACTGTCGGCCGACCACGATTTACCGTTCTGGTCAGTCAACGCTTTCAATGTTCCGTTGTTTTCGGTAAATTCTTTTATTTCGGTGTTGTAATGGATTTCTACATTTTCCTTATTGAGCACATCCACAAAACCTTCAACAATTTTATACATCCCGCCTTTCACGTTGTAGTAGCCGTCGTGTTTAAATTCGGTGTACGAAAGCAGGCTGTAAATCCCCATGGTATCGAAAGGTGTGCGCCCAAGGAAAAAAGCCACCAGCGAAATAATCTGTTGTGCCTGCGATGACGAAAAATACTTAGTAACGTGGTTCCAGAAGCTTTTGAACAATACGGGAATATGCACCGGATTTACGCGCATTAAGGCCCAAACATAACCCGCCAGCGAATCGAAATTTTGTTTGATCACAATGTCAACGGTATCGTGAAAAAGCGCACCGGCTTTGTCCATGTAGCGCTCAAACTTTTCTTTAAAATCAGGTTCGATATCGGCAAACTGTTCGGCCAGTTTATCAATGTCTTTGTATAAGAAATAGGTTTTGTCGTCGCCTCTGAAATTTACCGTGTACAAGGGATCTAGTTCTACATACTCAAACGGCAACTGAATACCACACTCTTTGGCAAATTCTTCAAATTCGTACGACATGCTGAAAAAACTCGGACCGGTATCAAAGGTAAAGCCATCTTTTTTTATCTGGTTCAGCCTTCCACCGGCTTGTTCGTTCTTTTCCAGAATCACAACCTCGTAGCCGTTTTTCACCAATCTTATTGCTGTGGCCAGTCCACCGATTCCGGCACCTACTATTAAAACCTTTTGTTTCATTCCTTTTTCACTTTTGTTTTTAAGTTAGGATAAAGTTCATCTTTCACCCATTTAAAGTCGGGCTCGAATTGTAAAGCTTTTTCGTATATGGATTTTGCCTTCTCATATTCGTCCATTTCTTCGTACGATTGCCCTGTTAAACTCAGCAAGCTTAAATAGTTCCAGTCGTTTTGCAATGCTGCGGGTTGCTTTTCCATTTGTTCAATGGCCAGTAAAAAGTGCTCGATGGCAACTTCTTTCGATCCGCCAAAAATAGCCGGCATGTAAAAATAAGCGTTGCCATATTGTACATGGGCAAAGGGGAGTTTGTTATTTAATTCCAGCGCCCGATCAGCATTTTTAATACACCTGCGTCCAAAGATTGGTGCCTTTATTGGCGACAGGCCAATTTTAAAGCCCCAGAAAGCCGCCTCATATGCATTCACAAGTGCCGAATCAAAGTTTAGATTCTCCAAAATGTCCAGGTTGTTTTCAGCCAGATCGAGGTAGTGTTTGGCTTTCTTATCATCATCTTCAGCCAGACAATAGCCTATGAATCCGTATTGGTAGTTTACCAGTTCGCTGAGATACCCGGTATTTTCTGTTTTGTTTTGCTCCATACTATCGATCACTATTTGCCAATCAATCATGCGATTGCTGATGTATGCCTCATAAATTTTTTGCTTGTTCGAAGCAAAAGCACTTCCTGAAAGGAAAAGGGCCAAAAACAGAGTAATTATGATATCGTTCTTCCTTTCCATTGGTAGGCTTTTTTTGATTTGTTGAGCAATGCTTTTATGATGATAAGGCCAAGTACCAATTGTTGCGGCATGGCCAGAAGCAGGTTTTTTAACGGATTTTGATAGCTAACAATACTTATTAAAATACGAATGGTTACCAGCATTAAGAGGTAAATAAAAATGAGTTTAGTTGGCAAAACAATTAGAACCGGAATAAATCCCAGTGTGGTAATCAGCCAAAAAAGTATCGACAATATGCCCGAGTTTCCGAAGAACATAATTACATTTTTTGAGAAACCATTTACTGCTTCGGTAAACGAACTGTACATCCGGCAGGAAATAGAAGAATTTCCTGCAAGACATGCTATTCGAATTCCATTCTTTTTAAAGGATTGCGCAATTGATATGTCTTCCACTTTATTATCCCGAAAAGTTTGGTGTGGTTGAGTGTCTCTGTATGTTTTGGCATCGAAGAGCATAAATTGCCCGTTTGCCGCCGCCATCGATGAAAAGGGCAGAACCCTTACGAAGATTAATGGCAAAAGACTCAACAGGATAAAATTCATATTCGGTACGGTCAGGTATTCGCTCCAGCTGTGCATGTTTTGTTTCGGGAAAATGGAAAGCAAACCGAGCTTGTGTTGTTGCACTTTGCTGATTGTATCGGCGATAATCGTACCCGAAATACGAACATCGGCATCGAGAAACAAAAAGTAACTTCCTTTTGCCTGTTGCGCCAGATTATAACAACCATAGTTTTTTCCCAACCATCCGTCCGGAAGTCCTTCTGAATGGAGGAGTTGAATCCGGTGATCCGTTTTTGTGCAGGCGTCAACAATTTCAGCCGTTTTATCAGTCGATTGATCGTTAAAAACCAACAGCTCAAAATTTTTCCATTCCTGCTGTTGAATATCCTGGAGTAAACGGCGAATGTTTTGTTCTTCGTTACGCGCCGGAATAAGAATGGAAACCAGCGGATTAAAATCTTTTAGATTGGTAGACAAAGGCTGCCTGAAAATTGCATTTAGCAAAACAACCCATAGTTGAATTGCTGTAAAAATGAATATGATCCACGCTGCAATTATCATCGTTAAATCTCTTTTTTAGCTTGTGCTTGCAAACACTGTTCGTAAAAAGTGTTGTATGCGTTTTCCATCTCATCAACATTCCAGGAAGCGGTGTAATTATGCAGGTTGAAAAAAGCATTTGGTTTCGCATCGGCAAAATAGTCGATGAGGTTGGCCTGGAAAATGATCTGAATATCATTCTTTGTACGCTGCAGAATCTTTTCAATTCCCTTCTCAAAC comes from uncultured Draconibacterium sp. and encodes:
- the crtI gene encoding phytoene desaturase family protein — its product is MKQKVLIVGAGIGGLATAIRLVKNGYEVVILEKNEQAGGRLNQIKKDGFTFDTGPSFFSMSYEFEEFAKECGIQLPFEYVELDPLYTVNFRGDDKTYFLYKDIDKLAEQFADIEPDFKEKFERYMDKAGALFHDTVDIVIKQNFDSLAGYVWALMRVNPVHIPVLFKSFWNHVTKYFSSSQAQQIISLVAFFLGRTPFDTMGIYSLLSYTEFKHDGYYNVKGGMYKIVEGFVDVLNKENVEIHYNTEIKEFTENNGTLKALTDQNGKSWSADSYLINSDAAWFRGNIFKRPAFAPAKLDKMSWTMGYLTFYIGLKCKLPQVNHHNYYLGTNYKDYAENVMKNPGTLQKPYYYVNVLSKHNSDCAPEGCESLFFVCPVPNLYFKQDWSDKDQIVDSIIEDFSKRIGQEIKNEIVSRTIYTPQVWQNRFNLHRGSGLGLSHNMNQIGIMRPRNIDEKYKNVFYVGASTVPGAGIPMAIISSKLAFKRIQQHVS
- a CDS encoding glycosyltransferase family 2 protein — its product is MIIAAWIIFIFTAIQLWVVLLNAIFRQPLSTNLKDFNPLVSILIPARNEEQNIRRLLQDIQQQEWKNFELLVFNDQSTDKTAEIVDACTKTDHRIQLLHSEGLPDGWLGKNYGCYNLAQQAKGSYFLFLDADVRISGTIIADTISKVQQHKLGLLSIFPKQNMHSWSEYLTVPNMNFILLSLLPLIFVRVLPFSSMAAANGQFMLFDAKTYRDTQPHQTFRDNKVEDISIAQSFKKNGIRIACLAGNSSISCRMYSSFTEAVNGFSKNVIMFFGNSGILSILFWLITTLGFIPVLIVLPTKLIFIYLLMLVTIRILISIVSYQNPLKNLLLAMPQQLVLGLIIIKALLNKSKKAYQWKGRTIS